In Astatotilapia calliptera chromosome 20, fAstCal1.2, whole genome shotgun sequence, one genomic interval encodes:
- the cd63 gene encoding CD63 antigen, with translation MSVTGGMKCVKYLVFFFNFIFWLCGLALIVVGIMVQVSLNKTLKITDPTASAAPIILIGVGVVIFFISFFGCCGAFKENHCMVTTFAVLLSLIVIVEIAAAIVGYVFRNKLSTIVHDSVTEMISKYEKGTPEFKETVDNLQHNLKCCGVNGSSDWKNFTSKGNSVPDSCCKNVTKGCGIGTMTDSDKVYQQSCSAAMETFLKNNILWVIVAAVVIAILQLLGIVFACCLIKGIRDGYEVM, from the exons CTATGTGGCCTAGCACTGATTGTGGTAGGAATCATGGTTCAGGTGTCGCTTAACAAAACCCTCAAGATCACTGATCCCACTGCCTCGGCAGCTCCCATTATCCTGATCGGAGTTGGTGTGGTGATTTTCTTCATCAGCTTCTTTGGTTGCTGTGGAGCCTTCAAAGAAAACCACTGCATGGTCACCACG TTTGCTGTCCTTCTCTCACTGATTGTTATCGTTGAGATTGCAGCAGCAATTGTTGGATACGTCTTCAGAAACAAG CTCTCAACTATCGTCCACGATAGCGTCACTGAAATGATCTCCAAGTACGAAAAGGGTACACCAGAATTCAAAGAGACCGTGGACAATCTTCAGCATAAC CTGAAATGCTGCGGTGTGAACGGTTCTTCTGACTGGAAAAACTTCACTAGCAAAGGAAACTCTGTGCCTGACTCATGCTGCAAGAATGTCACTAAAGGCTGTGGAATAGGAACCATGACTGACTCTGACAAAGTGTATCAGCAG AGTTGTAGTGCTGCTATGGAGACATTTCTAAAGAATAACATCTTATGGGTGATAGTAGCAGCGGTTGTCATTGCTATCCTGCAG TTACTCGGTATTGTGTTTGCCTGCTGTTTGATCAAAGGCATTCGGGACGGCTACGAAGTTATGTGA